Proteins from one Bactrocera neohumeralis isolate Rockhampton chromosome 3, APGP_CSIRO_Bneo_wtdbg2-racon-allhic-juicebox.fasta_v2, whole genome shotgun sequence genomic window:
- the LOC126752503 gene encoding delta-like protein 1 produces the protein MSRYANKVMLSIFLLIQLTTLCLSSETGTNAEANSDAVDESSLALENKDYYCLRNVTYYEEKAVDKTREVEIKPSGVFKWFKKSKTQVEHYVDMVKVPHQRLKNDCCEGYAMAPNKTCLPVCEPACPANAFCRAPKMCQCRRGYDAVKSALNGTHYCEPRCASGCPYGGKCVAPELCECAPGYRAHAGSCIPTCASDCLNGRCIALNQCGCDAGYAKDSATGECVPLVDCGVVSECIETANSTERSDSGEGTISSVTALNINEAETTETELMATGTDENTITGNPAYNNTVSGDGDDDDIVLFPSNEEETNCTLQPCIGDTACKLVGSCACADGFIRHQPAPVNDVEVGPICMAATEQDGLTNARGADGGWTATFFVVVGVVVMMCALVVLFVKLWRHQHGSLNVEGKTEPCCRYDKNSTSSDSGHVDMC, from the exons ATGTCACGCTACGCAAATAAGGTCATGCTATCGATATTTTTGTTGATCCAACTGACGACGTTGTGTCTAAGTAGTGAAACCGGTACCAATGCGGAGGCCAACAGCGATGCGGTGGACGAAAGTTCACTTGCGCTAGAAAATAAGGACTACTATTGCCTGCGGAATGTTACCTACTATGAGGAGAAAGCAGTAGACAAGACCCGTGAAGTGGAGATTAAGCCGAGCGGTGTGTTTAAATGGTTTAAGAAGAGCAAAACACAGGTGGAGCACTACGTCGATATGGTGAAGGTGCCGCATCAGCGACTAAAGAATGACTGCTGCGAAGGCTACGCAATGGCTCCCAATAAGACATGTCTGCCCGTTTGCGAGCCCGCTTGCCCGGCCAACGCGTTCTGTCGTGCACCCAAAATGTGCCAGTGCCGACGTGGCTACGACGCTGTCAAGTCGGCGCTGAATGGCACACATTACTGCGAACCGCGCTGCGCGTCCGGTTGCCCCTACGGTGGTAAGTGCGTGGCACCAGAGCTGTGCGAGTGCGCGCCGGGCTATCGCGCCCATGCGGGCAGCTGCATACCCACTTGTGCTTCGGACTGTCTGAACGGACGTTGCATAGCGCTGAATCAGTGTGGTTGTGATGCGGGCTACGCCAAGGATTCGGCGACCGGTGAATGTGTGCCATTGGTGGATTGTGGTGTGGTGAGTGAGTGCATAGAAACGGCAAACAGCACTGAGCGCAGCGACAGCGGTGAGGGGACCATAAGTAGTGTGACTGCGCTAAATATAAACGAGGCCGAGACGACCGAAACTGAGCTGATGGCTACTGGCACCGACGAAAATACCATCACTGGTAATCCAGCTTATAACAACACAGTTAGTGGTGATGGTGATGATGACGATATTGTACTTTTTCCCAGCAACGAGGAGGAGACGAATTGTACACTTCAGCCCTGCATCGGTGATACTGCATGCAAATTGGTTGGCAGTTGCGCATGCGCTGACGGCTTCATACGCCACCAACCGGCACCGGTGAATGATGTGGAGGTGGGTcccatttgtatggcagccaccGAACAAGATGGGCTCACAAATGCACGCGGCGCGGATGGTGGTTGGACGGCTACGTTCTTTGTAGTTGTAGGCGTGGTCGTGATGATGTGCGCTTTGGTCGTGTTGTTCGTAAAGTTGTGGCGCCACCAGCATGGCTCTTTGAATGTGGAAG GGAAAACCGAGCCGTGTTGTAGATATGATAAGAATAGTACGAGCTCAGACAGCGGGCATGTGGACATGTGCTGA